GGGTGGTCACCCGACCGGAGGCACTGGTCCACCGGGGCTGACGTGGCCCGTGACTACGATACAACCTCACGTCGGGCCTTTCTCGGGCTAAAAGGTGAGTCCCCGGGTGATGTCCCCACCGAAGGGAGCGGTGGCAGCgctctgcagggggaaaaaacaggaatTTCCACCCAGAAAAGGGGAAGTGAGACTCCAGCTTTTTAGTGTTTTTGCCAATTATGATAATCCCAGTTGGGGACTGGGACTGGGGGATGCGGGAGGTACAGCCTCGCCTGTGCGGGAACTCTGGAGTCACCTACTACCCCAGAAGTTCTCCCCATGatgaatttttacttttataattAAAACCAGGTCAATCAGAGGCATGTAATGAGGCCAGAGGGAGGGATCCCACCGCTCCTTGCTGTGAGAAGCCAACTCCTGCTGACGGTTTTCTTACAAACAGCAAATCCCAGCCCTTTTTTCCTGGCGCCCACCCACGGGCGGGTGTTCCCTGGTACCTCCagaacgggggggggggtcccacgcGTTCTCCAGTGGTTTTTATTGCACTTTTGGGGCAGAAGAGCACCCAAACTGCGATTCCACACTCCGCCTGCCCTCTCCCTTTACTCTGATTGACGCTGCAGGAGCCAGCACAACGGGAGCGGGGGGAGATGGAAGCTCTACCttcaaagcaggtttttttggtCTTAAATCTGGACAGATCAGGCCCCGTGTTCAAAAAGAACCTCTGCGTGGGCAGGAATTCAGCTCCCACTGCTCGCTTCTCACCCAAAAACCACCCTGCCCTGGGGCGCCGGAGAGAGACGCCGCACGctatgactattttttttttttttttttccttttttaaaactcCAGTTGACCAAAATCTCTGgaatctcttggaaaaaaaaaaacctaaatcccGTGTTCTGAGCGGGATGGGAGCGATGCAGCCGCCCGCCACGGCGCTCGCAGCCCAGGGTGGTTTTCAGTCAACTGTGCTTCAGCCTAAAGTGTTCCGCAGGGCACAGGCTACAGACAGAAATATCTACATTCAGCAAAACTAGAACTAAATTCACACCAGAAAACAGACAACGAACTAGCACAAGCAGTTGGAAAACCAGAATTGAAAGGGCTGGGTTCTCCTTTTAAATACTCGAGTTAAAAAAGTGACctaaaacaagatttaaaaaaaaaaaaaaaccaacaaaaaaaacccaacaaaaaaaccacaacaaaaaaccaaacccaaaacaaaaacaacaaaaccaaaagaaaaagtcccttttaaaaacaaatcaaatattTGCAGCTTCACTTCTTATTCTGGTAATAAAAATACTGTCTAGAaacaaaaattagcatttttaacGTAATGCTACCTTTCAAAATGTAAACAATATACAAAAATGCTTATGTTAAACAAAGTTACATACCTGGGTAATACATCATTAAGTGagaaaattgcatttaattactttaataCACACAGTATGGCAACTTGACAGAAGTGGCGGAACTGGGGAAGCGCTAAAGTGAATGGAGTTTATGGGGCTGTTCGGTATCACTTGAGCCAGAGGCAGCCAATTTAATTCTACAGCAGGAGTTTCCTCGGAGTGGAACTAAGAAAATAGAGTGAACTGCTCTCAAGCCCTTCGAATCGCGACTTCTGTAAAGATTCCCGCAGGAACtaactgctttttaatttcattcCTCTTTGTGAAACTCAGGGAATGAGACTGTTGCTCCAAGCAACGCAAGATTCAtcattctcctcctttctttgggGTGTTTGTTTCGTGGTGTCTCGCTGCAGGCTGCCTGCAGTCCACgaatttccttctctcttctcttcctcccccttttttctcGCCTTTTTTAATACATGATTTCAagagaaacagtttaaaaagGTCCAAGCTAGTTTCCCAAGAGGAGAAGGGCAAACTTACCAGGCCAAAGTTGCAGATtcaatgcagatttttaaaactgtcaagaataaaaaaaagtgacCGGTATTTAATTTCTAATTGACAGTAAACTTAAGTGCTTCTTGTTTAAGAGAAAAGCAACCGATATAATGCCCACAAAACTAAGCTGATGATACCCTCTAagtcctcccttttttttttttttaaaggattctcACAGCTGCGTTTGTTTCGTGGCTTTTCCAGCGACACACCGTACGACATGAGATTCTCCACCCCCCGCCACCAGCGGTGTGTGAGCCCCCGCATCACACAGAGGAGGGACTGGACGACAGTGGCAGAAGAAATTTGTCCCACGTCAAAGGGAATGACCCAGGAatgaatactaaaaaaaaaaaaaaaaaaaaatagaattcgTTTCCCATTCTGAGCCCTAATATTCATTTTTCAGACTCTATTTACAGTGCACTCGTACGGGCTGAAACGTCAGCCCCCTTTTTGTCCCCTTGGAAGTTGAGACCTGTGGGATTCACGTCACGAAATGTGGGtatgaacataaaaaaaaaacccaaaaccaagccCGAGCCCACATTCCGAATCCAGACCAGAGCTAGCGTTAAGTCTAGGGAAATTACCGGGATGTGATGAGCACCAGTTATCTCTCAAAAAGGACCAAATTCCACACAGCAAACTGTAGCACGCGTTACAGCACAGGACAGACATTCCCAACAGCGGATTCCCCAAACAAAGGCATATGTGAAAAAACAGTTCCAAGGCAGATAAGCAACATGTTTCAACTGCAAAAGGTTTGTTCGAAACGCTAAATCCTGCTCGGAAAGAAAAattcccaaaaaaaccccaaaagaaccaAAAGATCCGTTAAGTATTGCGCAGCAGAGCTAACGAAACCCAAAGCGCGTCTGACAAGCTTGGCTGTGAAAAATATTACAAGCGTTCTGGAGACAAAACAGGACGTTATTCAGTCACGCAAATCAGTTCCAATCCCttaggaggaggggggaagggggcgaAAATAATCTGGCGCGAGCGTTCAAAACATTTCCACTCCTTGACTGTCGCTCTAGGGAGGGGAACGGAGCAGAGAAGAGTAAAAAGAATCACGGCTCAAGTCCCGAGTCCTCTTGAGCAGCGGAACTCGCTCCAGTCACAGCTCCCAGCACTCCCCACCGGTAGCCAGTCCAATTCCTTCGTGTGCAAGTCACATTGCCATTGAAAAAATACACCGACTAAGCAAAGAACCTCCCGTCAGGAAACAAATTCAAGTACCTGTTGCAGATGGGGGCGAGTAAGGAAGACTGAACATTAGCTAGATTAACACTGGCAGAACTGCGGCGTGAAGCTGGGATCTAAGAGAGACGGCAATTCCTGACTGAGGGAAATCTTCCAGATAGTCAAATACTATCCCGTATCTACAGGtacaaaatgcttttgtttttttctcttttcttttatgaaatcCTCATAATTGGCCAATTCAAAGCACAATGGGTCCGAGCACGTTATTATCTGAGGTTGTTCGATGCCTCTACTACTTCTCACACTGTTTTTTTTAGGTTCTAGGAGTTACACCTTTTGAAGCGATCATCTTTGGTAGATGTTCATTTCCCTCGTCTTTCTTGTAAATCAAGTGcagttacaaataaaaaaagaagaaagttttttgtTACttaaattaaccaaaaaaataTAAAGTGTCCCAGTCTGAATTTACCTAAAGTTCAGCGTCTCCTCCTTATCAGAGTAATATTTTCCGTCCTTGAAATGGTGAGCtattttccttccaattcctACCGAGAGGGAAATAAAAGGGCTTGTATGTCTTTCTGGTAAAGACAGtccaataacaaaaaaaaacaaagaaaaagaacaaaaaaaagaaaaaaagtagtagcTTGTGGAATCAGGCACTGCTTCACTCCCACTGAACGTGATCTAGAGCGACCCCTTTCATACAGTGCCACGTCTCGTATCCCTGCGGGATTCTCTTGATCAGAGAGGAGAAAACGTCATTAGAAAGAGCAGTGCTGAAACAatgcactttttttcttgttttaaaaagccCTCAAAATCTATGTCTGGGCACTTCTGTAACATAAAAACCCACTTTTCCACCTGGGTCAAGTGGACTGTTGGAGGGTGCACCTAGAATTAGTTTTTCTCTTAAGTCACACAGTGCCACACACTCGCTcttgcacacacgcacacacacacacacacgcacaccccacATGCTGCTACAGTGTCTGTTTTAGTGTCACAGGCTGCGTTCTCTGTTTGGAAGTAGCCCCCTCTTCTCTTCATTTCTCGCTGAAGGCTGGAGACGACTATGTCAGGATATTGGAGATAAATTCGTTGAAGCGTTTCGAGTACTGCTCTGGGTTCACGGTGGAGATCTCTGCCCCAGCCTGCAAGGCAGAGAGGAGACAAGTCACAACCCCCTCCTGGAAGGGCAGACCCTgccaaggaagggagggagggagggcagcagggagccatcatagaatcacagaatggttagagttggaagggaccttaaagatcatcgagttccaacccccctgccctgggcagggacacctccactagagcaggttgctccaagccccatccagcctggccttgaacacttccagggatggggcagccacagcttctctgggcaacctgggccagtgcttcaccaccctcacaggaaagaatttcctcctaatatctaatctaaatctcccctcttccaatttaaaaccataaccccttgtcctgtcactacattccctgacaaagtccctctccggctctcctggaggctcccttcagatattggaaggctgctatgaggtctccccggagccttctcttctccaggctgaacaaccccagctctctcagcctgtcttcacaggggaggtgctccatccctctgatcatctcctcagccctccgctggacccgttccaacaggtccatgtccttcctgtgctgagggctccaaagctggacacagtgttccaggtggggtctcacgagcgcagagtaaaggggtagaatcacctcccgtgccctgctggccacgcttctcttgatgcagcccaggatggggttggctttctgggctgccagcgcgcgttgccggctcacgttgagcttctcatccaccaacacccccaagtccttctcctcagggctgctctccagccattctccacccaacctgtatttgtgcctgggattgccacgtcccaggtgcaggaccctgcacttggcctggttgaacttcatgcgatttgcacgagcccatctctcaagcctgtccaggtcattgTGTCACCACAGCCCGGCTCTGCTGGGCAAGACCCCTAACAATGTCCAAGATCTAGGGAAAAACAGTATCTAGAGAGATCCCCCATGGAAACTGATTTTAGCTCCAGCTGGATCTTCTGCAGACCACTGACTCAAAGCATTGCATTTGTTCCCTTGTGGTTTAGAGGAGATTTGGAAGGAGCACGAAAAACTCCATGTCTTGCTAACCTTTTCCAAATCCCTTTTGGGAAGTTCAGGCTTTCCAAGCTTTTTTTCAAGCCCTTTTGGGAAGTTCAGGCTTTCCAAGCTTTTCTCAAGCCCTTCTGGGAAGTTTGGGATTGCTGCCAGGGAACAGGACTGGCCCCAGGAAGGGGACAGGGTAGGACATCTCCCTGCAGCCAGTCCATTCCCGCCCTGTTGGTGCAGGGAAATCGAGCACCTCCCAAACTGGGACGTAAATACAAGTCATCTCCAACCAACCAGAAGGAAAACCCTTCCAAGACAGTCTGAGGAGACAGTAAGTGAGGGAAGAGCTGGTTTTGGGCACAGGATCACTGGAGAATTTCCATACTGGTAGAAAAATCAGCGTCAGGagatgtcacacacacacaggcaggcaAAGCAGAAGCCCCAAAGCCCATCCTCCCCGCGGGCAGCAGGCTGCTTACCCCATGTTTCACCGTTTTGGCAGCATGTGCAGCTTTCTTCTTCGCATCGTATGGCGTAAGAATGTCTATAATGGCCATGAAGTACACTTCCTTCTTGGGGGCACCTAGCAAGGCAAGAGAGTCGCTAGCACACCCTTGAGCTGTGAGCAAAGCCCAGCTGCACCCCCTTTTTAAGAAATACACGGCAGATTTGGTTTGCTGCAACCAGCAGAGAAAGCGAGGCAGCTGGAGGCTGTAGAAGGGCAGAGAAGAACAACTGGAAACAGCACACCAGAGGCCCACATGCTCTCTGAACTCTCCAAGCATCGCTTTTAACCCACTCCAACTCACACCATCCACAACAACAGACCATACAGCAAAGGAGAGACATGGCAgggtccctctctctctctctctgtggaCGGTTCTCCCGCTCCATTTAGCCCAACCGGACCACGGGAcacctcctctgccctccaaGACCTTCctcagggcaatattccatcaTACTCACTTTCGTGGCTTTTCATGGCATAGACATCGACGGAAGGATCGAACTCTCCGGGCCCGAAGAAGCGAGGGTAGTTGAGGAGGTTGCCAGGGCTGTCAGGGGGGGTGCCGTAGGAGGAAATGGGGTTGCCTCCGAGACCATCATTCTCACACTCCTCATCCTCTGCCCGATCCTCCACTTCCATCTCTTCCTGCTCTGCTCGGTCAACGTCATGGATCCCAACCAGCAAGCTGTAGTCCATAATCTTCAGCTGAGCTAAAAACTGGGAGAAAGAGATGAGTGAGAAACAACAGCATCCAGGTGGGATCTGAAATCCTCAGTCCTATCCTGCCAGAATCTCCCTAAGCAAGGACTGTAGGGAGAGCGAAACCCTTACTAGACTCCAGAGAATCTACACACGAGCTCATATGCCCACTGCCaccagcataaccctgactgtaTTTTCTTGACTGATCcaggaatgactttttttttctttttcagtcactGCTGCCCCCCTGGAGCCAGAGGCCTCAGTGAGGATCCAGTTAAGGGAGACAGAATAAAGCTGTCCCCCAGGAAACTCTACCTCCACGTCCCGCTTCAGCTTTTCAAGGAAGTTCTTTTTACTCTCTTCTCCAACGTGCAGCTTCTGACCCTCATTCAAGAAGTCGTTGTCCTTGAACGTTGGGAGATCCTTGGCCTGCAACGAAAAGCCTGTGTTAAATTCTCCAAACCCCTACTTTTTTAGGGGAGGGCTGGGACACTGATCCATACATTGAGTGCCCAGAGACCGAGTGTGGGGTCGCACCAGGGTCTTTTGCCTGTTTATAAGGTGAAGTGTCTCATCCTGTCCACTAAGTATGAAAGTGTCATCAGGCAGAGCACAGCATCTGTCAATGAATCCGCGTGCTGAGCTGTACCCGGGGTGGGGAACTGAAGGGAGACACAGATAGTAACTCAACTTTAGAGACCGCCGGGAAGATGTGCTGCAGGCTGAAAACTCGACAGTTGGGCTCCAGCCAGAGATGGTCCAACCAGCTCCCAGAATAGAAAAGAAACGCATTTTGTTGGCTTCTGGAAGGGGGgagggcttgaaaaaaaaaaaaaaagcttctctctctctaaaggcttgaggaaaaaattaaaaccacttcTTGCTGAGGAATCTGCTTGCAGCAGGCCCTGAGGATTTCTCAGGGATATGGAAGAACACACAACTCCTTTGTGCAGCtgggaattaaattattttgttcttaaaacgACATATGTGCGGTGGCTTTATATAGATCTAATATGAACGGTCTGAGACACACTGCATAAGCAGAAAAAGCTACAGTAAACAGTCAGCAAGCCGGGGACGCTTGGGCACGATGAAGCTGTGCTTTGATGCCAAAGCATTCAGTGTAAATGGGAGTTCCTCGGCTCATGCCAGAGACGTAATTTCAGAGCAGGCTGGAGTAAACCAACTCTGTGCTCCCAAACCTGAAAATCCCACGTGCAAAACATGCAGTACCACGAGTTACTGCCGTGATTTCAACGGGACTTTTCATAGCAGCATCACAGCCGAAGTTTTGCAGGGGCAGGATTCTTAAGTCCTAAGTTTCCCTAACGGCCCCAGAAACCAACCTTACAGACACGCTGAGATACGCCAAGAATCCGAGAGGAGCTGCTCTGGTTTATAAAAGCATCTGTCGCAAAAGCTACCGACTGACCTGACTCGGTTTGGTACCCAAGGAGCGCTATGAggaaaccacagaatcacagaaatccTTCCACAAAGACACCATTGCACTAACGCGGGGGTTTGGCACTTGTGGGATTGTCCCCCAGGAAGTTTAATTTAATATCCGCTGCTCGATACACCTTTGGAAAAGGGAAGTCAGTTGGATCCCATCTGCTTCCAACCACtaggaggaaggaaaggctgcCCAGGAACGGTCCATACCTTCTCTTTATCACTTGCTTCCCTGGATACTGTTGAGCcctgaaaaaagaataaaggaaagagCATTGCTGCACCATTCCCAAAGAATTCATTGACACCATTTAATTCCTCCATgcacaaaaataatgaaagtatttttaaaatcgGTGCTCAACCCCTTTTTCATGCCTGAGTCAGACTTACAGATCTACCTGGAGCGGTGTAGGCCTCTTGGGATAGGGAAATGCAATTAAACCTCAACTGAAGCCCCATCCAGAGCCCCCAAAATCTAATCCCCTGAACAAAAAGCAAAGCCCAGGACCTTGTCAAGTAGGTGTGACAAAGACCAACTCCCACCCTCCTGGAAAAGGAGCGCTTGGCCCCGTGTTTGCCCTCCAAACCCTCACCTTCAGGTCATATTTCCGGTGCACAGTCAGCCTGTGACTAAATACGTTTCTGGTAACCACCATGTAGGTTTCCACTCCATCCACGGTGAGCCGGTACATGCCCAGGAactggggcaggagggtgtttcCGTGACACTCCACGATGAACTGGAGGAGaacggggaagggaagggcagagaAAGACAGTACTGTCACACAAAACCCATCTCTGACCAAAGGTGATAGCGAAGGCTCCAGTTCAAGCCATCTGACACCGATGTGAAAGGGAAGGAGGATTGTAAGTGGCTCCTAAGGTGTCAAGAAAAGCAAGTTTGGGCATTGTAAGCATCTTCCAGCCCTGAGCTAAGACAGAGCATcccatttgtgtgtgtgtcccacctgCTGGAACAGGCTGGGTGTGCACGTCCGTCACCCAGTCTCAGCAGGGTGAGTTATTGGCAGTGGGCAACCTCACTTCTTGTGGTTACGTGAGCAGATCTGAAAGTAAAATGCAGATGGACGGGCAGATAACGTGGACCAGGGTAGAACATTTCCAGCCGTCCCACTTTGCCCCCCCCAACTCCTTCCCTGCTGCACGAAACTGTCTCCTCCTTGGTCCCTCTGGAAGTCTAACTCAAAGGATCGAATTAGGAGCATGTTTGCAGATCTCAGGTACCAGCGATCCATAACTCATTGATGTAAGGAACAGGGTGAGCTGTGAAGGGGCTCAGCGCTGTGAGGAAACAGGCAGCTGTGCCATAATTGGCTCTCAGGTGCTAAGGaacactgttttcttttgcaaaagctATTTGCAAGCTCTGCCAGGTCGCACGCTGTGAATCCAAGCTCCAGTTCCCCAGCAAATGTCACAAGATGCTCCCCACGGTGTTTGTCACCTCCCCTCCCGGGGTTCCAGACTCACCGTACCTGATGGTACTTCTTTAAGATGTTGTGCATCTCTGCTACATCCTCGCTCGACACCGCCTTAATGACAAACCTCCTGTCGTAGGTGGTGAGGAACCGGGCCCCACATCGGCCCTGGCTGTCACTGTTCACCGGGGCGCTTCGTGTCACCGAGTTCTGAGGGAACCAGAACAAAAACagtggggaggagaggcaggagctgccacGCCCCTGGAGAATAAAGAAGAGCAAGTCTTGGGACGCGGATGAGACAGGGGTGACCAGAAACAGGTCCACAACCTGGACCTGGAACAACAGGCATCCCAGGGACTTTGTGCTGCACCTTCGTGACCAGGTCCTGGCCGAGCTTCAGAGCACACTCGCACACACACTCCAATCGTGACCGTTAATAAAAACAAGAACCCTTGGGTGTTCGGCGCCACTGAGGTTAACGCAATTCTTTAGAAGTCGGGACGTGGAGTTTAGAGCTTCCATCTGGGCCTTCTCTCCATTTACACGTTTCGCTCCAACATTTGACCGGCATTTTTGAAGATGCTTTTTACGAAGGGGTTTTTAAAGAGGCAGTTATACACAGGGCAAGACTTCTTATAGCATTTCCTCCAGGGAATTTAAGAACAGTCAGGATATTTCCAAGGtttaaggaaaaacagaacaaaaggaaTGAAATGGCCTGCCTTCTTTTCTATCAAAAAGCAGCCTAACCCAGGAAAACTCTCATTGTTTGGGAATGAAAAGACAGGTCATCCTGAAACCAAAAGCCACCCTTAGCCCCTGCTATTCTTACAATCGGACGAAAAAGGCTGTGAGTATAAATAGCTCGGCTGTTCTTCCGACAACCAGCAGCATCTGCCTTTACATCCCTGTCTCCACCCTTAGCAACGAGACGTTGCGGCTTCTTCTCGTACTTGCAGCACAATTGGAAAATCCCAAGCAAACTGCAGAGCGAGTGTCCCCCATGTTCCCTGAGCCACAACAGGAGCTCTTTGTTCCGATGCCTCTCCCCAGGTAGGGCACTCGCTGGGAGCCTCATCCCACCTTCAGAGCCACTGCTCTTTGCACCTTCCAGACTAACCCAAGCAGGTCACCCGTCTCCTGCCTTGTTTCCTCCACCACTTCTCAACAACTGCCTTCCATTTCCACCACCCGACACCTGGACAGTGGTTGTTAGCTCAAGGTAGATGTGATTTTCATGATCTCAGGGCTGGACAATCCGTTTCAGGATGTATTTTTTTAGCTGCCACTTACACTGCTCTCTCTGTCCCTCGGCTCTCTGACGAGCAGACGGCAGAGGGAGCCTGCTCTTCTGCAGACCCAGACAGGCAGAAAGAGGGATTTACCGTGTCATGCTGCAAGTGAGCTGAGAGGTTTCCTTTCAGAATGAAgcatttaaagcttttaaaactttaaTGAAGCAGGGGAAAAACTCTACTCCTGCCAAGGGCTTTGGAAACTGTCAGGAaaataaaggcaaacaaaaaaacccaccctttgcTTCTTGCTGACATTTGCAAGTGAGTCTGTGCTACACAGTTTAATCACCCCTTCACCTCAAAACCACAGAGCTTTTCTTCTAGAGGAGATGAGAAGTAGAAACCATGACCACATATGGACATTACCAAATTCATAGCCCTTAggtttacttttttcccttcctgtcacTCCTACCTCTTCCAGAGTTCAGGTGTTATATTTAGCATCCTGGCTCCATTCCCACTCAAGCCATCAAGTTTTACCCACCTGAATTTAGCTCAATGAacgttttctgttttctgttctagCTGGACACttttaaaaagccaaactgcTCTACCCCAGGGATGGGAGAATCAATCCTTCAGAGCAACAGGTAAGGCGTAAATGATAATTGAGAACCACCAGGATGGTGGGTGCTTCTACGTGAGTTACTTCACATGGTTCTGATTGTTTCTTAAAAGAAACCGAGAAGAAAATTTCTAAAATACACTATAGTGGATGgactgggagaaaaaataattaggagCTAATGACTTCACTGCATGCAAGTATGTTGAAGGGTATGGAGGAAGCCAGCACACAAAGTcattccctggcacaggcagccccAGGGGCAGGGCGTTGCTGGCCAAGCCGTCGCCTCACAAGCCACACGCAGCCTGGCACCAATGGCTGTCAACAGACCGGAGGCAACGGCACTGCTCCTCCTGGCAAAACGAGTCACTGCCTGGAGAACAGGC
The Numenius arquata chromosome 23, bNumArq3.hap1.1, whole genome shotgun sequence genome window above contains:
- the PIP4K2B gene encoding phosphatidylinositol 5-phosphate 4-kinase type-2 beta, which gives rise to MASNCAGGSSAGGVGAALGSALSASKTKTKKKHFVCQKVKLFRASEPLLSVLMWGANHTINELSNVPVPVMLMPDDFKAYSKIKVDNHLFNKENLPSRFKFKEYCPLVFRNLRERFGIDDQDYQNSVTRSAPVNSDSQGRCGARFLTTYDRRFVIKAVSSEDVAEMHNILKKYHQFIVECHGNTLLPQFLGMYRLTVDGVETYMVVTRNVFSHRLTVHRKYDLKGSTVSREASDKEKAKDLPTFKDNDFLNEGQKLHVGEESKKNFLEKLKRDVEFLAQLKIMDYSLLVGIHDVDRAEQEEMEVEDRAEDEECENDGLGGNPISSYGTPPDSPGNLLNYPRFFGPGEFDPSVDVYAMKSHESAPKKEVYFMAIIDILTPYDAKKKAAHAAKTVKHGAGAEISTVNPEQYSKRFNEFISNILT